The DNA sequence CACCCGCGTGCGCACCTTCACCTTCCGGCGGTCCGCGAGGTTGGTGAGGATCTTCAGCCCCGCGCGGCCCCCGGCCAGCTCGGCCAGCCGCGGCGCCAGGTCCTCCGCCACGCTGTTGACGAGGTTGGCGCCCATCGCATCGCGCGTGTCCACGTGCAGGTGGACCACCAGCGTGGTGGCATCCAGCACCCGCACTTCCAGCTCCCGGGCGCCCCCGCCGCGCTCACACATGGCGGGCATCCGCGCGTTGGCCTGCGCCAGCAGCGCCTCCTTGCGCGCCAGCAGCGCCGCGCGGCCCAGCTCCAGCGAGGCCACGTCCAGCAACTGCACCTGGGCGGTGGTGATGGGTGGATCCGCCTCCACACGGAAGCCGCCCCCTTCGGAGCACAGCCGCGCCGCGTACGAGGCGGCGGCGATGATGGAGGGCTCCTCCACCGCCATGGGCACCAGCCGCTCCTGCCCGTCGATGATGAAGTTGAGCGCCACCCCCAGCGGCAGCCCGTGCAGGCCGATGACGTTCTCCACCATCGCGTCCGCGCACGCCTCGTCGAAGCCTCCCAGCCCCGAGCACGCCTCCTGCTCCTCGGGAGACAACCAGCGCGCCTCCACCAGCCGGGCCCGGCGCCGCTCCGGAGACTGCCGGTAGAAGCCCGACAGCCGCGACGTCCGCTTCACCTCCAGGGTCTTGATCTTGTCGTCGCTCATCCCCGCGTCCCCGTCGGAAGGAGTGGCACGCGGACCTCGCCCGTGGGCAGCACCGCCGCGGGCCGGGCCATGGCCGCCGCCGCCAGCGCCAGCTTGCGCCGCCCCGGCACGTACGCCCTGGCACCAAACACGTCGTAGTCGCGCTCCTCGATGACCCGGAGGATGTCTCCGTAGATGCCGCCCATCAGCCGCACCATGCGCTGGCTGCCCAGGCCGGTGAGGTAGGGAACCCCCTGAGCCGCGCTCGCGTAGTAGGCGCGGGCCCGGGCGATCTGGAAGCGCATGAAGTCACGCCACCGCGCGTCCACCTGCCCCCGGCCCAGGTCCTCCTCGCTGAGCCCGAAGGCCTTCAGCTCGTCGGCGGGCAGGTACACCCGCCCGCGCTCCAGGTCCTCACGCACGTCGCGCAGGATGTTGGTGAGTTGCATCGCCCGGCCCAGGTCCGCCGCGTACGAGGCCGCGCGCGGCTCGGTACACCCCAGCACCGGCGTCAGCATCAGCCCCACCACGCCCGCCACCCGGTAGCAGTACAGGTCCAGCT is a window from the Hyalangium ruber genome containing:
- a CDS encoding hydroxymethylglutaryl-CoA reductase, degradative translates to MSDDKIKTLEVKRTSRLSGFYRQSPERRRARLVEARWLSPEEQEACSGLGGFDEACADAMVENVIGLHGLPLGVALNFIIDGQERLVPMAVEEPSIIAAASYAARLCSEGGGFRVEADPPITTAQVQLLDVASLELGRAALLARKEALLAQANARMPAMCERGGGARELEVRVLDATTLVVHLHVDTRDAMGANLVNSVAEDLAPRLAELAGGRAGLKILTNLADRRKVKVRTRVPSSVLASEGFPDGEEVRDAILEAQRFAELDVYRAVTHNKGVMNGVDAVLVACGNDWRAVEAGAHAYASRSGAYRPLTSWWKGKDGQLCGEVEMPLATSTVGGAARSHPGVQRALRLAGVQGAVDLAGLAGAAGLATNLAALKALSTEGIQKGHMALHARRIAAEAGASGEWVEVVAERLSLERVYRPERAREILAEVAGRKGGRR
- a CDS encoding phytoene/squalene synthase family protein; this encodes MNSHEDMALVSRGYQLARQVTRHHAKSFFFASYLMFGARRRAAFALYAFCRRLDDMVDEGGEGVAPVDLKARLENARQMVAEVYLPMPELAAPGMDSPAERLMSAQAQSPWDAGEFAALKHCVRHFRIPEQPFQDLISGMEMDLTKDRYASFAELDLYCYRVAGVVGLMLTPVLGCTEPRAASYAADLGRAMQLTNILRDVREDLERGRVYLPADELKAFGLSEEDLGRGQVDARWRDFMRFQIARARAYYASAAQGVPYLTGLGSQRMVRLMGGIYGDILRVIEERDYDVFGARAYVPGRRKLALAAAAMARPAAVLPTGEVRVPLLPTGTRG